In Dehalococcoidia bacterium, a genomic segment contains:
- a CDS encoding methyltransferase domain-containing protein encodes MTEITVDEQSAKLEDYEKGFLAVHLVNTGVVLGLFDKLSASEGGVGPDTLASELGLHEPYVRLWCQSAYYFEILDCADDGRFKLAPHMGSLLTDPENPYYFGHRARFMVSHWAKLLKSHPEYYKSGDTHFWDALGYEFSKDAKALTSHLVPLAYRFMIIPSIPGLKERLDAGMKVLDVGCGGGDLMIQLAKDFPRCNFIGIEIDRFVIEDTQRHLEDNGVEDRTSVTLVDAASMEYDGEFDLVNMAVVLHEIRPNTRYRSMANCYKALKDCGEIVIFDFAYPERVEDFRKPEYAPSIKDQFYEITWGTEHLPQTERHQLLTELGFKDVTTNPIFGGAVEVTYAKK; translated from the coding sequence ATGACAGAAATTACCGTGGATGAACAATCGGCAAAGCTGGAAGATTATGAAAAAGGGTTCCTGGCTGTCCACTTAGTGAATACAGGGGTTGTCCTTGGCTTATTCGATAAGCTCAGTGCCTCCGAGGGCGGCGTTGGCCCAGATACGCTAGCCAGTGAGCTCGGTCTGCATGAACCCTATGTGAGGCTTTGGTGCCAAAGCGCCTATTACTTCGAAATTCTCGATTGTGCCGACGATGGCAGATTTAAACTTGCACCCCACATGGGTTCTCTGCTCACCGATCCCGAAAATCCCTATTATTTCGGGCACAGAGCGAGATTCATGGTTTCTCACTGGGCAAAGCTCCTCAAGAGTCACCCCGAATATTACAAGAGTGGAGACACCCATTTCTGGGATGCCCTTGGGTACGAGTTTTCAAAAGACGCTAAAGCCCTGACCAGTCATTTAGTGCCCTTGGCTTATAGGTTCATGATAATTCCCTCAATTCCCGGGTTGAAAGAGCGGCTGGATGCCGGTATGAAGGTTTTAGATGTAGGGTGTGGTGGGGGGGATCTCATGATTCAACTAGCGAAAGATTTCCCCAGATGCAACTTTATTGGTATTGAAATCGATCGTTTCGTTATCGAAGATACCCAGAGGCATCTGGAAGACAACGGGGTGGAGGATAGAACATCAGTCACGTTGGTAGATGCAGCCTCCATGGAATATGATGGAGAATTTGATCTGGTAAACATGGCGGTAGTGTTACACGAAATAAGACCAAATACAAGATATAGGTCAATGGCAAACTGCTACAAGGCTCTAAAGGACTGCGGTGAGATAGTAATTTTTGACTTCGCCTATCCGGAAAGAGTGGAGGACTTTAGAAAGCCGGAATACGCACCCAGTATTAAGGATCAGTTCTATGAAATAACCTGGGGTACTGAGCATCTCCCCCAAACAGAGAGACATCAACTTCTTACCGAACTTGGTTTCAAGGATGTTACCACTAATCCAATATTCGGCGGTGCAGTCGAAGTAACGTACGCTAAAAAATAG